The following are encoded in a window of Urocitellus parryii isolate mUroPar1 chromosome 7, mUroPar1.hap1, whole genome shotgun sequence genomic DNA:
- the LOC113179139 gene encoding myelin P2 protein: MSNKFLGTWKLVSSEHFDDYMKALGVGLATRKLGNLAKPSVIISKKGDYITIRTESAFKNTEITFKLGQEFEETTADNRKTKSIVTLERGSLNQVQKWDGKETTIKRKVVDGKLVMECMMKGVVCTRIYEKV, from the exons ATGAGCAACAAATTCTTGGGCACCTGGAAACTTGTCTCCAGTGAGCACTTTGATGACTACATGAAGGCTCTAG GTGTGGGGCTAGCCACCAGGAAACTGGGAAATCTGGCCAAACCCAGTGTGATCATCAGCAAGAAAGGGGACTATATTACTATACGAACTGAAAgtgcttttaaaaacacagagATCACCTTCAAGCTGGGCCAGGAATTTGAAGAAACCACAGCTGACAATAGGAAAACCAAG AGCATTGTAACCCTGGAGAGAGGCTCACTGAATCAAGTACAGAAATGGGACGGCAAAGAGACCACCATAAAGAGAAAGGTGGTAGACGGAAAACTGGTAATG gaATGTATGATGAAGGGCGTGGTGTGCACCAGAATTTACGAGAAGGTCTGA